A region from the Vanacampus margaritifer isolate UIUO_Vmar chromosome 5, RoL_Vmar_1.0, whole genome shotgun sequence genome encodes:
- the LOC144052091 gene encoding beta-arrestin-1-like isoform X1, giving the protein MADKGTRVFKKASPNGKLTVYLGKRDFVDQVERVEPVDGVILLEPDYLKERKVFVTLTCAFRYGREDLDVLGLTFRKDLFVANAQVFPPPADDENNLSRLQERLMKKLGGHAYPFTFQIPLNLPCSVTLQPGPEDTGKACGVDFEVKVFCADTAEEKLHKRNSVRLVIRKVQFAPEKPGPQPTAETTRHFLMSDKPLHLEASLDKQIYYHGEPISVNVHVTNNTNKTVKKMKVSVRQYADICLFNTAQYKCPVACQESDDVVASSSTFCKVFTLTPFLSNNREKRGLALDGKLKHEDTNLASSTQLREGADKEMLGIVVSYKVKVKLLVSRGGLLGDLAPSDVSLELPFTLMHPKPCQESLHGQETADEAQSDTNLIQFDANDDDIIFEDFARQRLIGAKDEEEDEGAELHDR; this is encoded by the exons agtttttaaaaaagcaagtcCCAATGGGAAG CTGACGGTCTACCTGGGCAAGAGGGACTTTGTGGACCAGGTGGAGCGCGTGGAGCCCGTTG ATGGCGTCATCCTGCTCGAACCCGACTACCTGAAGGAGAGAAAAG TCTTTGTGACGCTCACCTGCGCATTTCGATACGGCCGCGAAGATTTGGACGTGCTGGGCTTGACCTTCCGCAAAGATTTGTTTGTGGCCAACGCGCAGGTTTTCCCGCCGCCGGCCGACGACGAGAACAACTTGTCTCGCTTGCAGGAACGTCTGATGAAGAAACTGGGAGGACACGCCTACCCCTTCACGTTCCAG ATCCCGCTGAACCTGCCGTGTTCGGTCACGCTGCAGCCGGGACCCGAAGACACGGGAAAG GCCTGCGGCGTGGACTTCGAAGTCAAAGTGTTTTGCGCGGACACCGCGGAAGAAAAACTCCACAAAAG GAACTCGGTTCGTCTGGTGATCCGGAAGGTTCAGTTCGCCCCCGAGAAGCCCGGACCGCAGCCCACCGCCGAGACCACCCGGCACTTCCTCATGTCGGACAAACCCCTCCACCTGGAGGCGTCTCTGGACAAGCAG ATTTACTACCACGGCGAGCCCATCAGCGTCAACGTGCACGTCACCAACAACACCAACAAGACGGTCAAGAAGATGAAGGTGTCAG TGCGACAGTACGCCGACATCTGCCTCTTCAACACGGCGCAGTACAAATGTCCCGTGGCCTGCCAGGAGTCCGA TGACGTTGTGGCTTCCAGTTCCACCTTCTGCAAAGTTTTCACGCTGACGCCGTTTCTGTCCAACAATCGAGAGAAACGAGGTTTGGCGCTGGACGGGAAGTTGAAGCACGAGGACACCAACTTGGCCTCCAGCACGCA GTTGCGCGAGGGCGCCGACAAGGAGATGTTGGGCATCGTCGTGTCCTACAAAGTCAAAGTGAAGCTGCTGGTTTCTCGAGGCGG GCTGCTGGGAGATTTGGCCCCCAG CGACGTGTCCCTTGAACTTCCCTTCACGCTGATGCACCCCAAACCTTGCCAAGAGTCGCTTCATGGCCAAGAAA CTGCTGATGAAGCGCAGAGCGACACCAACCTCATCCAGTTTGACGCCAA CGACGACGACATCATCTTCGAAGACTTTGCCCGCCAGCGGCTCATCGGCGCaaaagacgaggaggaggacgagggggCGGAGCTTCACGACAGATAG
- the LOC144052091 gene encoding beta-arrestin-1-like isoform X2: MADKGTRVFKKASPNGKLTVYLGKRDFVDQVERVEPVDGVILLEPDYLKERKVFVTLTCAFRYGREDLDVLGLTFRKDLFVANAQVFPPPADDENNLSRLQERLMKKLGGHAYPFTFQIPLNLPCSVTLQPGPEDTGKACGVDFEVKVFCADTAEEKLHKRNSVRLVIRKVQFAPEKPGPQPTAETTRHFLMSDKPLHLEASLDKQIYYHGEPISVNVHVTNNTNKTVKKMKVSVRQYADICLFNTAQYKCPVACQESDDVVASSSTFCKVFTLTPFLSNNREKRGLALDGKLKHEDTNLASSTQMRMRMRMRMRMRMTMTMMTMTMTTSDDDDDKRR; this comes from the exons agtttttaaaaaagcaagtcCCAATGGGAAG CTGACGGTCTACCTGGGCAAGAGGGACTTTGTGGACCAGGTGGAGCGCGTGGAGCCCGTTG ATGGCGTCATCCTGCTCGAACCCGACTACCTGAAGGAGAGAAAAG TCTTTGTGACGCTCACCTGCGCATTTCGATACGGCCGCGAAGATTTGGACGTGCTGGGCTTGACCTTCCGCAAAGATTTGTTTGTGGCCAACGCGCAGGTTTTCCCGCCGCCGGCCGACGACGAGAACAACTTGTCTCGCTTGCAGGAACGTCTGATGAAGAAACTGGGAGGACACGCCTACCCCTTCACGTTCCAG ATCCCGCTGAACCTGCCGTGTTCGGTCACGCTGCAGCCGGGACCCGAAGACACGGGAAAG GCCTGCGGCGTGGACTTCGAAGTCAAAGTGTTTTGCGCGGACACCGCGGAAGAAAAACTCCACAAAAG GAACTCGGTTCGTCTGGTGATCCGGAAGGTTCAGTTCGCCCCCGAGAAGCCCGGACCGCAGCCCACCGCCGAGACCACCCGGCACTTCCTCATGTCGGACAAACCCCTCCACCTGGAGGCGTCTCTGGACAAGCAG ATTTACTACCACGGCGAGCCCATCAGCGTCAACGTGCACGTCACCAACAACACCAACAAGACGGTCAAGAAGATGAAGGTGTCAG TGCGACAGTACGCCGACATCTGCCTCTTCAACACGGCGCAGTACAAATGTCCCGTGGCCTGCCAGGAGTCCGA TGACGTTGTGGCTTCCAGTTCCACCTTCTGCAAAGTTTTCACGCTGACGCCGTTTCTGTCCAACAATCGAGAGAAACGAGGTTTGGCGCTGGACGGGAAGTTGAAGCACGAGGACACCAACTTGGCCTCCAGCACGCA gatgaggatgaggatgaggatgaggatgaggatgaggatgacgatgacgatgatgacgatgacgatgacgacaagcgacgatgacgacgacaagcgacgatga